One Plasmodium cynomolgi strain B DNA, chromosome 12, whole genome shotgun sequence genomic region harbors:
- a CDS encoding hypothetical protein (putative) has translation MYRSDIKNQFNEGRRNLDSYIYCKIWMIFIMYFKNSHCIPKDVIEYVYEAVNAVHSSFHGSNNIIKCIYKKKDSADEDRASVIGIIIDLIKSKLKDIIASFDNFPSEKEEYDKRKEEYRQIYKNLITKHYSNNNHARNKEEMKFLDDVENLEKHNRSKDLKCRILKTPLEVRRRNLGKRKLNNELYRLPFPRRPRLQLNLRLRDHKPPKPPLRSPLLQNLLLKLTIRTLLIMEEPKFRRHPRMYQDHKRHSSTVVPLVLLEKMVQVILFPVKEKILRDKTVVATFVLDNNPLMLLLVLLLVLLLILVKVQLSIVPNLLPLPMVSMLPTKAGKAWMLLQVWISLQMLVVPLVSVIQKMVPKVPVFLLLLMIPRVRLVPKFRVLVLVVGNELKVLLRNLTVQAMDNLTLLVKADKVDNMLLEKVLVPVIRVWLLGSLVIVVPALFPVDNLLRLRQMVEFVALVKVVLMVVRPSTLVPRFLLKVMPEVILLNRNQRKMGKCSPIIKVLLCNLIPLLLRVNRMVMVR, from the exons ATGTACAGATCGGACATTAAGAATCAATTCAAtgaaggaaggagaaatttggattcttatatatattgtaaaatttgGATGATATTTATAATGTATTTCAAGAATTCACATTGTATACCGAAGGATGTTATTGAATACGTTTATGAAGCAGTGAATGCTGTACACTCAAGTTTTCATGGaagtaataatataattaaatgcatttacaaaaaaaaggatagtGCGGATGAAGACAGAGCCTCTGTTATAGGTATAATTATAGATTTAATCAAGTCAAAGTTGAAGGATATAATTGCAtcatttgataattttccaagtgaaaaagaagagtaTGATAAGCGGAAAGAGGAATATaggcaaatatataaaaatttaatcacAAAGCAttatagtaataataatcatGCAAGGAATAAGGaggaaatgaaatttttggATGATGTGGAGAATTTAGAAAAACATAATCGATC GAAGGATCTAAAGTGCAGGATACTCAAGACTCCGTTGGAAGTAAGGAGGAGAAACctggggaaaagaaaactgAACAACGAACTCTATCGTCTTCCATTTCCTCGTCGCCCACGACTACAACTAAACCTGAGGCTCCGAGACCACAAGCCGCCAAAACCGCCGCTACGAAGCCCGCTACTACAAAACCTGTTGTTAAAACTGACAATCCGGACACTACTGATAATGGAGGAACCAAAGTTCAGAAGACATCCAAGGATGTATCAGGATCACAAGCGCCATTCATCAACAGTGGTCCCCCTGGTTCTCCTGGAAAAGATGGTTCAAGTGATACTGTTCCCGGTAAAGGAGAAGATCCTAAGGGACAAGACCGTGGTGGCGACTTTTGTCCTGGACAATAACCCTCTAATGCTACTTCTGGTCTTACTGCTGGTCCTACTGCTGATACTGGTAAAAGTACAACTGTCGATAGTACCAAACCTGCTTCCACTTCCGATGGTGTCGATGCTACCGACAAAAGCGGGAAAGGCGTGGATGTTGCTCCAGGTGTGGATATCCCTCCAAATGTTGGTGGTGCCTCTGGTTTCCGTAATACAAAAGATGGTCCCAAAGGTCCCAGTCTTCCTGCTCCTGCTGATGATTCCAAGGGTGAGGCTGGTTCCCAAGTTCCGGGTGCTGGTGTTGGTGGTGGGAAATGAGTTAAAGGTGTTGTTAAGGAACCTCACAGTGCAGGCCATGGACAACCTGACACTTTTGGTAAAAGCGGACAAGGTGGACAACATGCTACTGGAGAAGGTGCTGGTGCCGGTGATCAGAGTATGGCTGTTGGGGTCCCTGGTGATAGTGGTCCCGGCGCTGTTCCCGGTGGACAACCTACTCAGGCTGAGGCAGATGGTGGAGTTTGTGGCGCTGGTAAAGGTGGTTCTGATGGTGGTAAGGCCGTCAACGCTGGTCCCAAGGTTTCTGCTGAAGGTAATGCCCGAGGTAATACTGTTGAACAGAAACCAgaggaaaatgggaaagtgCAGTCCAATAATCAAAGTGTTATTGTGCAACCTGATCCCCCTGCTGCTAAGAGTCAACCGAATGGTGATGGTCAGGTAA